The following is a genomic window from Theobroma cacao cultivar B97-61/B2 chromosome 10, Criollo_cocoa_genome_V2, whole genome shotgun sequence.
CTCTTTGTACAGACATAATCTTTTGAACAAACATAGCTGTTTAAACaaacttaattatttgatgGCTTACCATAATTATATGGGTCCGAATATAATCCATGAAAATGACTTGAGGCCGGTGTATTAAATCGAGGGGCAAGTTTTTTCAATACAACCAACAGGAAAATGCAGAAGATTGTAATAGCCAGCTACCTAGGTCGAAATGTCAACAAGCATTCATGTAATGCAATGAATGGTTACGTGGAGAACAAGTTCTCTTTGGCTGCACACAGCTAGTAATGCCAAAAGTAAGACTTTTTACATGCTTTGAATCAGCTTTTCAATCTGGGAGTTGAGACTCTGACTTGGTGTCACTGCCGACAATGCAAAATTCAGTGCTTAAACTGTAAAAAGTTTTTGGAGCGtgataaatgatgtgtgccCAAGAATGAGAATGGCGACAAGTTGAAAGCCACAGGCCCTAGGTGGGTCACTGTTGTTTCTCCAGGTTGGTCGAGTTCATCTATCCAAACTGGCAAACTGGGAATATGTACAGGATGTTCTTTTCCATATACTTCTTACCCTCCAAATTTCTGCTCAATTCTTATTAGATTCACCATGGGTTCATGTTggtattttcctttttcctctttttaaGTAAGCATGGGTTCAGCTGCAAGAAATTACATCTGGGGGTTGAATCACATTGACATTATCACAGCCTTCAGGGGCAACCAAAATTAGATAAAAGATAGCAACTTCAGCTGAGGAGCACAGCCAAAGTTTGGTTAAAGTTGCACTGGCAATAAATATGGTCAAAACATTCAACAAGTTCTTGTATTTATGCATTTTGTTCAATTAAATCTCTATACTTAAAATCgaaacaatttattttttttattttgaaaattttttcaatttaatcccttCTCTAACAGCATCTAATCTTTTCGttaaaataataacatcaGCACTGACATCAACGATGAAGTGGTATATTTTGATAACGTGGCACCCACATGACAACATGGCATACCACGTGGCACCGATTTGGTGACAtaacaaatcaaaaaattttaaaaaaaaattttatatcatgtcataagaattaaattgaacaaaaatacataatacaaggactaaattgaaagaaaatatttaaaaaatataaatcttttaaataGATGGTagatatacttattaataagtcaaatatttaactttaaaagatttatgatgttaaaaaatatatataaatattttttacttgattatttaattttaaaatatatatgttaatttactttttttacaaaaaattaagtttgaattctcttcctataaaaaaatttaaaaaacaattcatatttaaataaaatttagatgaataacttacattatattgaaataaaataatataaaaagactaaataaatttttttttcttctatttataatattaaaaaatttaaatttatttgacttaatttttaacttgaaCTGAACTCAAATCAACAAACTAAGTTAATTTAGTTACaactttcacaatttacaaataccTAGTTTTTTGGAATTATGCAACTCTTAcgtaatttactttttatttaaatttattcaaaatttcttataaaacgattttatTTACACTAAAATACCACAAtcaaattttactaaatttaaatttaaattattaatttggatctacaaaaaatttgtaaataaaaaataaaaatgatacaaatatttacaattatattCAACTCTATCAACTATAAATACAGTCTTAAATCTagaaaatttcaacttaaaaaatataatctgAAATAttgaacaaaatgaaaaaataaaaaataaataaaaaattgaaaggatGGAGCNNNNNNNNNNNNNNNNNNNNNNNNNNNNNNNNNNNNNNNNNNNNNNNNNNNNNNNNNNNNNNNNNNNNNNNNNNNNNNNNNNNNNNNNNNNNNNNNNNNNNNNNNNNNNNNNNNNNNNNNNNNNNNNNNNNNNNNNNNNNNNNNNNNNNNNNNNNNNNNNNNNNNNNNNNNNNNNNNNNNNNNNNNNNNNNNNNNNNNNNNNNNNNNNNNNNNNNNNNNNNNNNNNNNNNNNNNNNNNNNNNNNNNNNNNNNNNNNNNNNNNNNNNNNNNNNNNNNNNNNNNNNNNNNNNNNNNNNNNNNNNNNNNNNNNNNNNNNNNNNNNNNNNNNNNNNNNNNNNNNNNNNNNNNNNNNNNNNNNNNNNNNNNNNNNNNNNNNNNNNNNNNNNNNNNNNNNNNNNNNNNNNNNNNNNNNNNNNNNNNNNNNNNNNNNNNNNNNNNNNNNNNNNNNNNNNNNNNNNNNNNNNNNcaaatatattttaatttaatcccttaacatctcaattttgttcaatttagtccctttattatattttttttcaattctatcCCTATGATATAGTAAAAAagaatttagaaatttttaatttaccaCGTGACACTAACATCAACATGTCAGTGCCACATCAGTATTACTATGTCATCATATTAATACCACGTGGCACTATTACGTCATCGTATTAATACCACGTGATATGTCACGTTATCATGTAGGTGTTACATTATCAAAATATGTCATGTCATTATTGATGTCAATGCtgatgttattattttaataaaaaattaaattctattaGGAGGAATGACTATattgaagaaatttttataaattaaattattttaattttgaatatagagattaaattaaataaaatgcatatatataaagaCTTATAGAGTGTTTTGACCAAATAGAAATGGTTGGTTCAAGTTGAACAATCAATTGAAAGCTGGTTCATGTTCGCTTTGTCTAGATGGACAAGGATATTTATTAGGCATCAAAGGTTGTGCTTATCCATAATAAATGCATCCTACTACCACAAAGTTTCTGGTTTTCCCTTTCAGCTATTCTTTCCTACTACCACATGATTGTTACAGTTCCTATCATGCTAAACCAAGTCTTTCAGCCATCCTGATTTTACTCTATATCTTGCACTGTGTTGTATATGTAAGAGGGAGACACAATCAAAGGTAGCAAGAACTAGGAAGAAAAGTTGGATGAGAGTTATAGCGGTCAGCTCTAAACCAATTCATTtacaatttcaccctaaaagtTTCCGTTTCCTTCCATTTTTTATCTGTTAAATGTATTGAAGTAACAAATACGAGGATTATTATGCTTCTCGCAATTGACTTATAAGTTTGGagatatctatatatatactcACACTACATGAGTTCAGATTCATCAAAGAATAATAAATCTCTGATCTTCCACATAACATATATAGGGATGAAAGCCATCTTTTATCTATCTCAACactgttttttatttaaacattacCAAAAGACAGCAAACTTTtcgtttttctttaatttgggGAATACAGGGACCCACTAGCTGCTAGGTGTAAATGTTCTGACAATGATTTGGCAGAATAAATCGATCAACTTTAGAATAGTAGTAGAAAATCTAACATGAATCAAACATGAATTTATGATGCACCAGCATACCATTCAGATTTGCCTGGTGAAATGTCCTTACAACTTAATGGTAACTTCTTCTTAATTCctgaaagaaaagataaattgCAGCTTATGGCTATGGGGATGCAGAAACCACATTTAAAAATCAGAATATGCAGACAGCTAGTTTCTAGTCAAGCCTGACAAAGTTTAGACACTCATCATTGATCCAGCTATACTTCTCTGTGAAAGGGTTGACCAGGTTTTTTCTGGGGTAACTATCTACGCAGTCTTCCCACACTCGAGTATCTTCCAAACCGTCCTTCATTACCTCCCACACACAATTGTTGCACATGAAACCAGCTCCAAGGCTAATCATCAGAATCCTGTCACCTTTCTTGAGCCTCTTCTTAGCCTCCATGTAACTCAAAACATACCATAGGCCTCCGGCTGATGTATTCCCGAATCGGTACAGTGCCATTCTAGTTGGCTCAAGATCATATTCGCTAAGCCGCAAACTCTTTCCAAGTCCATCGATCACTGCCCTTCCACCAGGATGGAGACAGAAGTGCTCAATCCCGGACTTGAGATTGAAATTGAAACTCAAAGCTCTTGCTGCATCAGGAGTTTGGCCTTTGATCCTTTTACTTCCAAGAAATGATATTGCATATCGAAGAAGTTCTGTCACTGGTAATATTTGGGGCACTAGAATTTCGAGATTCATGGTAAATGCTTTAGCAGCAGCTTTTGTCAAGCTTTTCGTTAGGAGAAATCCCTGGTACCCTTCCTCATCTTCAAGTTGCATGCAACATCCATATGCTTCATCGTCATAGCCAATATTGGTTCGCACGGCACATTTCAACTTGAAGATGGCTCGATCCTTTAAAGCTCTTTTGTTTGTCAAGAGAATGGAAGACCCCCCGGAACGAAACAGGCAATTAGATAACATCATGGACTTTTCTTTGCCACAATACCAATGTGAACCTATCGATTCAGTGCTCACAACAATTGCAAATTGATTCTTGTAAGTCTTGAACAAGCGCTGGACAAGGTCAATGGCTACCATACTTGCACTACATCCCATGCCAGAGAGGTTGAAGGACTTGATGTCATCCCTCATCTTGTATCTGTTTACAATTCGAGCCGTTAAGGAAGGTGATGGAGAAAACAACGACACATCGACAACGAGTATATCTATTTCGGATGGAGAAACTCCTGTTTTAGCGAAGAGACTGTCAAGAGTATCAAACATTATCTCATCCATCTCTGTATGTGCATCCTTTTCAGTAGGAGACTCCTCTCTACCATCAAGAACATTTCTCGGACCATAAGTTTCTTCACCAAGACCTGAACTGACAATGGTCTTTAAAAGAAACCTGTATTGTTCAAGACCAAGATTCTTGTTCCTCATGACAACTCTCACACAGGCTTCAGTGTCAAGCTTTCTGTCATCACTTGCCTTGTAACACTCATAACCCAACATATAGCAACATTGGTTTCTCTTCCGAAAAACCATATTACAAATATAGGAAATGAGGCTACAAAGAAATAGGAGACATATTGCCATTACAAGCTCCATTGACAGACACAGAGTGTGTTGGGAATGGGGAGTTTTCTCTGCTCTCTTTCTTCGTAGATAGAAACTGAGAGAAATACTATTTGGCATGATCTATATATGGTTGGATACATTCCTATTTATATACCTGGGTTGATCCTTGCTTCTTAATAaagttcttttttaaattatttacgaTACAACTTTTTGACTATAAAACACACGTACTTGTCACTAAATTAAACACTCgaaaacctaaaaaattatCATCCATATATAATAAGCAGAGAtacaaacttgatcaaaatgaTACAGCTACTTTGCATCTAATATTATAATTCTTATTCCTAGGTAGGGCAAGAAAGGGACTGTCCTTAATTGTCCCATTAATAACCGTGGACCTTTTTGTTTGTGACTTTGTTCACAGTGTTTCTTTACATGCAGAAGGAAAATTGTTGCTTAATCGTTGGAAAGGGAGGCTGGAAATGTCAAACATTATCCTATCCATGTTCACAGCATGATAAGTATGTCTTCCATTTTGACAAAACATAGTTAGCTGTTGGGGTTCAGATCTAAGTTTACATAAAAACGCTAGAAATATACTTGTTGAGCTGAGTCTAGGTACATCTAATCTTGTCCTTCATGATCGAGATAAACATGATGATAAAATATCTAGAACTTTTGCATCTGAAGAGAACTGTATACGGATGATAATAGTATGCTATTTTTGGACACTATTACAAGGATATTCAATCCGATTAtacaaatttgaatattttatattcagATTTTAGATAAGTtcagataaaaaatttaatactcATTTTAGATtcgaataaaattaaaatattatttttttagatatttaatatttgaatataattatatctattaaataatttcaaatattaatataattattaccATCATGATCCGgtatttttttgacaaaatgtaaattattCCATGACATTCCAACTGCAAAATTT
Proteins encoded in this region:
- the LOC18586234 gene encoding 3-ketoacyl-CoA synthase 19 gives rise to the protein MPNSISLSFYLRRKRAEKTPHSQHTLCLSMELVMAICLLFLCSLISYICNMVFRKRNQCCYMLGYECYKASDDRKLDTEACVRVVMRNKNLGLEQYRFLLKTIVSSGLGEETYGPRNVLDGREESPTEKDAHTEMDEIMFDTLDSLFAKTGVSPSEIDILVVDVSLFSPSPSLTARIVNRYKMRDDIKSFNLSGMGCSASMVAIDLVQRLFKTYKNQFAIVVSTESIGSHWYCGKEKSMMLSNCLFRSGGSSILLTNKRALKDRAIFKLKCAVRTNIGYDDEAYGCCMQLEDEEGYQGFLLTKSLTKAAAKAFTMNLEILVPQILPVTELLRYAISFLGSKRIKGQTPDAARALSFNFNLKSGIEHFCLHPGGRAVIDGLGKSLRLSEYDLEPTRMALYRFGNTSAGGLWYVLSYMEAKKRLKKGDRILMISLGAGFMCNNCVWEVMKDGLEDTRVWEDCVDSYPRKNLVNPFTEKYSWINDECLNFVRLD